Proteins from a genomic interval of Caulobacter sp. NIBR1757:
- the rsmI gene encoding 16S rRNA (cytidine(1402)-2'-O)-methyltransferase, which produces MAERPPTPSLSQAPLSPGLYLVATPIGNLRDITLRALDVLNACDVVLAEDTRVTAKLLNAYGLKKKLERYDEHSAARAGPKILEMLEGGARIAQCSDAGTPMVSDPGSRLAIEAIAAGHAVIPIPGASAPLAALTLAGLPTDRFMFVGFAPPKTAARRTFLAELANIRSTLIFFESGPRLSASLSDMAAVLGDRPAAVCRELTKLHETCVRGRLSELAADPKLDDPKGEIVVVVGPGEDEVATEADADAALAEALTRLPPGEAASEVAKALGVNRRDLYRKALALKDNR; this is translated from the coding sequence TTGGCCGAACGCCCGCCTACCCCCTCCCTGTCACAGGCCCCGCTGAGCCCGGGCCTCTATCTGGTGGCGACGCCGATCGGCAACCTGCGCGACATCACCCTGCGGGCGCTCGACGTGCTGAACGCCTGCGACGTGGTGCTCGCCGAGGACACCCGGGTCACCGCCAAGCTGCTCAATGCCTATGGCCTGAAGAAGAAGCTGGAGCGCTATGACGAGCATTCGGCCGCCCGGGCCGGGCCGAAAATCCTCGAGATGCTGGAAGGCGGCGCCCGCATCGCCCAGTGCAGCGACGCCGGCACCCCGATGGTCAGCGATCCGGGCTCGCGCCTGGCCATCGAGGCGATCGCCGCCGGCCACGCCGTCATCCCCATTCCCGGCGCCTCGGCCCCGCTGGCGGCCCTGACCCTGGCCGGCCTGCCCACCGACCGCTTCATGTTCGTCGGCTTCGCCCCGCCCAAGACCGCCGCCCGCCGCACCTTCCTCGCCGAGCTGGCCAACATCCGCTCGACCCTGATCTTCTTCGAGAGCGGGCCGCGCCTGTCCGCTTCCTTGAGCGACATGGCGGCCGTGCTCGGCGACCGCCCGGCCGCCGTCTGCCGCGAGTTGACCAAGCTTCACGAGACCTGCGTCCGCGGCCGCCTCAGCGAACTCGCCGCCGACCCGAAGCTCGACGATCCCAAGGGCGAGATCGTCGTCGTGGTCGGCCCCGGCGAGGACGAGGTCGCCACCGAGGCCGACGCCGACGCGGCCCTGGCCGAGGCCCTGACCCGGCTGCCGCCGGGCGAAGCCGCCTCGGAGGTGGCCAAGGCCTTGGGCGTCAATCGCCGCGACCTCTATCGCAAGGCCCTGGCCCTGAAGGACAACCGGTGA
- a CDS encoding transglutaminase family protein: MTRQDAELLLAEAGEAPDDAFPLFDAALACAVHEDPDRDTGPALDMGREAIERLAARLDKESPEEAIAEAMAGDLRLEGDVITYDSPANADLIHMTERRKGLPVMLGVVYIHAARGCKLQVHGVDFPGHFLLRIETREGPMALDPFSEGRIVLPSELSRRALRAGLTPDVASRLEALMAPVSDRAVLIRLQNNIFARAQQRADWPAAERSALRRALLNPADHRPWLDVARAREGQGALVGAQEALGRATILDGGAAVSARAARERVRMQLN; the protein is encoded by the coding sequence ATGACCCGTCAGGACGCCGAACTGCTGTTGGCCGAGGCCGGGGAGGCGCCCGACGACGCCTTCCCCCTGTTCGACGCCGCCCTGGCCTGCGCCGTGCACGAGGATCCCGACCGCGACACCGGACCAGCCCTGGATATGGGCCGCGAGGCCATCGAGCGGCTGGCCGCCCGCCTCGACAAGGAAAGCCCGGAGGAGGCCATCGCCGAGGCCATGGCCGGCGACCTGCGCCTCGAAGGCGACGTCATCACCTACGACAGCCCGGCCAACGCCGACCTCATCCACATGACCGAGCGCCGCAAGGGCCTGCCAGTGATGCTTGGTGTCGTCTATATCCACGCCGCCCGCGGCTGCAAACTGCAGGTCCACGGCGTCGACTTTCCCGGCCACTTCCTGCTGCGCATCGAGACCCGCGAAGGGCCGATGGCGCTCGACCCGTTCAGCGAGGGCCGCATCGTCCTGCCCTCGGAGCTCAGCCGCCGGGCCCTGCGCGCCGGCCTGACGCCCGATGTCGCCAGCCGCCTGGAGGCGCTGATGGCCCCGGTCAGCGACCGCGCCGTCCTCATCCGCCTGCAGAACAACATCTTCGCCCGGGCCCAGCAGCGGGCCGACTGGCCGGCCGCCGAACGCAGCGCCCTGCGCCGCGCCCTCCTCAACCCCGCCGACCACCGCCCCTGGCTCGACGTCGCCCGCGCCCGCGAAGGCCAGGGGGCGCTGGTCGGGGCGCAGGAAGCGCTGGGCCGCGCTACCATCCTCGACGGCGGGGCGGCGGTGTCGGCGAGGGCGGCGCGCGAACGCGTGCGGATGCAGCTGAACTGA
- a CDS encoding YifB family Mg chelatase-like AAA ATPase, which yields MVAKVVTVAFQGVEARRVDVEVQLTRGEHAIVIVGLGDKAVAESRDRVRGAFTGLGLSLPGQRIIVNLAPADLPKEGSHYDLPIALAVMGAMGVIPYDALNGWAAIGELSLDGTISPVVGALPAAIAMGALGLGLICPEACGPEAAWAGETRILAPRSLIGLINHFRGTQIMAPPQPGEVIQSSGGPDLRDVKGQEQAKRALEIAAAGGHNLCFVGPPGSGKSMLAQRLPGLLPPLTAAELLETSMVHSVAGLIAKGTLTRDRPFRAPHHSASMAALTGGGIKAKPGEVSLAHNGVLFLDELPEFGIQALDSLRQPLETGEVMVARANFHIRYPARVQLVAAMNPCRCGHGGAGKGACGKAPRCQRDYQGRVSGPLMDRIDLAVDVPPVTAADLALPPPSEGTAEAAARVAAARALQAARAEAAGDAAPTLNSRAEGDFLETALAMDEPARALMARAAEAGRLTARGWTRTLRLARTIADLDQAEGVRRIHVAEALIYRRTGPGAEEGVSAPPAAGFHRLSI from the coding sequence ATGGTCGCCAAGGTCGTCACCGTCGCCTTCCAGGGGGTCGAGGCCCGCCGCGTCGACGTCGAGGTGCAGCTGACGCGGGGCGAGCACGCCATCGTCATTGTCGGCCTTGGCGACAAGGCCGTGGCCGAGAGTCGCGACCGGGTGCGCGGCGCCTTCACCGGCCTTGGCCTGTCGCTGCCGGGTCAGAGGATCATCGTCAATCTGGCCCCGGCCGACCTGCCCAAGGAGGGCAGCCACTACGATCTGCCCATCGCCCTGGCCGTCATGGGCGCGATGGGGGTGATCCCCTACGACGCCCTGAACGGCTGGGCGGCGATCGGCGAACTGTCCCTGGACGGCACCATTTCGCCGGTGGTCGGGGCGCTGCCGGCCGCCATCGCCATGGGGGCGCTGGGCCTGGGCCTGATCTGCCCCGAGGCCTGCGGGCCCGAGGCCGCCTGGGCCGGCGAGACCCGCATCCTGGCGCCGCGCTCGCTGATCGGGCTGATCAACCACTTCCGGGGCACCCAGATCATGGCGCCGCCCCAGCCGGGCGAGGTGATCCAGTCGAGCGGCGGGCCCGACCTGCGCGATGTGAAGGGTCAGGAACAGGCCAAGCGGGCGCTGGAGATCGCCGCCGCCGGCGGGCACAACCTCTGTTTCGTCGGCCCACCCGGCTCGGGCAAGTCGATGCTGGCCCAACGCCTGCCCGGCCTGCTGCCGCCGCTGACCGCCGCCGAACTGCTCGAGACCAGCATGGTCCATTCGGTCGCCGGCCTGATCGCCAAGGGAACCCTGACCCGCGACCGGCCCTTCCGCGCGCCCCACCACAGCGCCAGCATGGCCGCCCTGACCGGCGGCGGCATCAAGGCCAAGCCGGGCGAGGTCAGCCTGGCCCACAACGGCGTCCTCTTCCTCGACGAGCTGCCCGAGTTCGGCATCCAGGCCCTCGATTCCCTGCGCCAGCCGCTGGAGACCGGCGAGGTCATGGTCGCCCGCGCCAACTTCCACATCCGCTACCCGGCCCGGGTGCAGCTGGTCGCCGCCATGAACCCCTGCCGCTGCGGCCACGGCGGGGCCGGCAAGGGGGCCTGCGGCAAGGCCCCCCGCTGCCAGCGTGACTACCAGGGCCGCGTCTCCGGCCCGCTGATGGACCGCATCGACCTCGCCGTCGATGTTCCCCCGGTCACCGCCGCCGACCTCGCCCTACCGCCGCCGTCCGAGGGCACCGCCGAGGCCGCCGCTCGCGTCGCCGCCGCCCGCGCCCTGCAGGCGGCCCGCGCCGAGGCCGCCGGCGACGCGGCCCCGACCCTCAACTCCCGGGCCGAGGGCGATTTCCTCGAAACGGCCCTGGCCATGGACGAGCCGGCTCGCGCCCTGATGGCCCGCGCCGCCGAGGCCGGCCGCCTGACCGCCCGCGGCTGGACCCGCACCCTGCGCCTGGCCCGCACCATCGCCGACCTCGACCAGGCCGAGGGCGTGCGCCGCATCCATGTCGCCGAGGCGCTGATCTACCGCCGCACGGGGCCGGGGGCGGAGGAGGGGGTCTCGGCCCCGCCGGCGGCGGGGTTCCACCGGCTGTCGATCTGA
- a CDS encoding polynucleotide kinase-phosphatase → MRAPDPTDIAIPDFALVVLIGASGAGKSSFAARNFAPTEVISSDYARALVSDDETDQSVSSDAFELVRAIAEKRLKHRRLAVIDATNIRSADRKGWIDLARRWHALPVAIVLDPGIEACLAHNKGRANRDFGAGVVKRMTDELRRGLRGLQREGFRQVWTLGTEAGIGAAQVTRQPLWTDKRTDHGPFDIIGDIHGCAAELQLLLEKLGYTVAWSEMDGERTVAVTPPEGRKAVFVGDLVDRGPASPDCVRIAMSMVASGSAYAVQGNHERKFGRWLEGRKVTLSHGLQQTADQMEAESPAFRKQVATFLEDLRSHVWLDGGKLAVAHAGLKEEMIGRGSGAVREFALYGETTGEIDEFGLPVRADWAARYRGDTAVVYGHTPMLEAQWVNNTLCIDTGCVFGGKLTALRWPEKQLVEVPALQTWFEPMRPLGGEAARSAQADADDLLDITDVTGRRWIDTTLRGRLVIPEEKASAALEVMSRYALAPQWLAYLPPTMSPVETSAREGWLERPEEVFAHYRERGVERLVLQEKHMGSRAVIALCRDAAAARARFGVAGEETGQVWTRTGRAFFNDAAMTEGLLARLRGAVDAAGLWEELGTDWLLLDAEIMPWSAKAGALIEAQYAPVAAASLAGLTTAAETLRRAATVNPEAAALAARFEDRAARAALYGKAWAPYVWPVGGVEDLKVAPFHLLASEGRVWFDTDHLTHMAIADRLAATGDPVIAPTRWRTVELADEAACADAVAWWEALTAGGGEGMVVKPVDFVARGSKGLLQPALKVRGREYLRIIYGPEYDAPENLVRLRQRGLGGKRNLALREFALGHEALLRFVAREPLRRVHECVFAVLAAESEAVDPRL, encoded by the coding sequence ATGAGAGCCCCCGATCCCACCGACATCGCTATTCCCGACTTCGCCCTGGTGGTGCTGATCGGGGCCAGCGGCGCGGGCAAGTCCAGCTTCGCCGCCCGTAACTTCGCGCCCACCGAGGTGATCTCGTCCGACTACGCCCGGGCCCTGGTCAGCGACGACGAGACCGACCAGTCGGTCAGCAGCGATGCCTTCGAACTGGTCCGCGCCATCGCCGAAAAGCGCCTCAAGCACCGCCGCCTGGCGGTCATCGACGCGACCAACATCCGGTCGGCCGACCGCAAGGGCTGGATCGATCTGGCCCGCCGCTGGCACGCCCTGCCGGTGGCCATCGTGCTCGACCCGGGTATCGAGGCCTGCCTGGCCCACAACAAGGGCCGCGCCAACCGCGACTTCGGCGCCGGCGTCGTCAAGCGGATGACCGACGAACTGCGCCGCGGCCTTCGCGGCCTGCAGCGCGAGGGCTTCCGCCAGGTCTGGACCCTGGGGACCGAGGCCGGCATCGGCGCCGCGCAGGTCACCCGCCAGCCCCTGTGGACCGACAAGCGCACCGACCACGGCCCGTTCGACATCATCGGCGACATCCACGGCTGCGCCGCCGAACTGCAGCTGCTGCTCGAAAAGCTCGGCTACACCGTCGCCTGGTCGGAAATGGACGGCGAGCGCACCGTCGCCGTCACCCCGCCGGAGGGCCGCAAGGCGGTGTTCGTCGGCGATCTCGTCGATCGTGGTCCGGCCAGCCCCGACTGCGTGCGCATCGCCATGAGCATGGTCGCCTCCGGGTCCGCCTACGCCGTCCAGGGCAATCACGAGCGCAAGTTCGGCCGTTGGCTGGAGGGCCGCAAGGTCACCCTCAGCCACGGCCTGCAACAGACCGCCGACCAGATGGAGGCCGAAAGCCCGGCCTTCAGAAAGCAGGTCGCGACCTTCCTGGAAGACCTGCGCAGCCACGTCTGGCTGGATGGCGGAAAGCTCGCCGTCGCCCACGCCGGCCTCAAGGAGGAGATGATCGGCCGCGGCTCCGGCGCCGTGCGCGAATTTGCCCTCTATGGCGAAACCACCGGCGAGATCGACGAGTTCGGCCTGCCGGTCCGCGCCGACTGGGCGGCCAGGTACCGGGGCGACACCGCCGTCGTCTATGGCCACACCCCGATGCTGGAAGCGCAGTGGGTCAACAACACCCTCTGCATCGACACCGGCTGCGTGTTCGGCGGCAAGCTGACCGCCCTGCGCTGGCCCGAGAAGCAGTTGGTCGAGGTTCCGGCCCTGCAGACCTGGTTCGAACCCATGCGGCCGCTCGGCGGCGAGGCGGCGCGTTCAGCGCAAGCGGATGCCGACGACCTGCTGGACATCACCGATGTCACCGGCCGCCGCTGGATCGACACCACCCTGCGCGGCCGCCTGGTCATCCCCGAGGAAAAGGCCAGCGCGGCGCTGGAGGTGATGAGCCGCTATGCCCTCGCCCCCCAATGGCTGGCCTACCTGCCGCCGACCATGTCGCCGGTCGAGACCAGCGCCCGCGAGGGCTGGCTGGAACGCCCGGAGGAAGTCTTCGCCCACTACCGCGAGCGCGGCGTCGAGCGGCTGGTGCTCCAGGAAAAGCACATGGGCTCCCGCGCCGTCATCGCCCTGTGCCGCGACGCCGCCGCCGCCCGCGCCCGCTTCGGCGTGGCCGGGGAAGAGACCGGCCAGGTCTGGACCCGCACGGGCCGGGCCTTCTTCAATGACGCCGCCATGACCGAGGGCCTGCTCGCCCGCCTGCGCGGCGCCGTCGACGCCGCCGGCCTGTGGGAGGAACTCGGCACCGACTGGCTGCTGCTCGATGCGGAGATCATGCCCTGGTCGGCCAAGGCCGGCGCCCTGATCGAGGCCCAGTACGCCCCCGTCGCCGCCGCCTCCCTGGCCGGCCTGACCACCGCCGCCGAGACCCTGCGCCGCGCCGCCACCGTCAATCCGGAGGCCGCCGCCCTGGCCGCCCGCTTCGAGGACCGCGCCGCCCGCGCCGCCCTCTATGGCAAGGCCTGGGCTCCGTACGTCTGGCCGGTCGGCGGGGTGGAGGACCTCAAGGTCGCCCCCTTCCACCTGCTGGCCAGCGAGGGCCGCGTCTGGTTCGACACTGACCATCTCACCCACATGGCCATCGCCGACCGCCTGGCCGCCACCGGCGATCCGGTCATCGCTCCGACCCGCTGGCGCACGGTCGAGCTGGCCGACGAGGCCGCCTGCGCCGACGCCGTCGCCTGGTGGGAAGCCCTGACCGCCGGCGGCGGCGAGGGCATGGTGGTCAAGCCTGTGGACTTCGTGGCCCGCGGTTCCAAGGGCCTGCTGCAGCCGGCGCTGAAGGTTCGCGGCCGCGAATACCTGCGCATCATCTACGGCCCCGAATACGACGCCCCGGAAAACCTCGTCCGCCTGCGTCAGCGCGGTCTCGGCGGCAAACGCAACCTCGCCCTGCGCGAATTCGCCCTCGGCCACGAAGCCCTGCTCCGCTTCGTCGCCCGCGAACCCCTACGCCGGGTGCATGAGTGTGTCTTCGCCGTGCTGGCGGCTGAAAGCGAGGCGGTCGATCCGAGGCTCTAG
- a CDS encoding YraN family protein — MTQARSQRGGAARLSGRRAEVWAALALMLKGYRILGFRLKTPQGEIDLLALKGRVLAVVEVKSRTTPEAALEAVHVEQRERLRRAGAQLAANRPALKDVTLRLDLIALSPGKWPRHIPDAWPDGY; from the coding sequence GTGACCCAGGCCCGCAGCCAGCGGGGCGGCGCCGCCCGTCTCTCCGGCCGCCGGGCCGAGGTCTGGGCCGCCCTGGCCCTGATGCTCAAGGGCTACCGCATCCTCGGCTTTCGCCTGAAGACTCCGCAGGGCGAGATCGACCTCCTGGCCCTCAAGGGCCGCGTCCTGGCCGTCGTCGAGGTCAAGAGCCGCACCACGCCGGAGGCCGCCCTCGAAGCGGTCCATGTCGAGCAGCGCGAGCGCCTGCGCCGGGCCGGGGCTCAGCTGGCGGCGAACCGCCCGGCCCTGAAGGACGTTACCCTGCGACTGGACCTGATCGCCCTCTCGCCGGGCAAATGGCCACGTCATATTCCCGACGCATGGCCGGATGGGTATTAG
- a CDS encoding 3' terminal RNA ribose 2'-O-methyltransferase Hen1 translates to MYLSLATTHQPATDLGFLLHKHPGRLHEMELAFGKAHLVYAEANAARCEAALILDIDPVGLVRGKGMGEGLLDQYVNDRPYAASSFLSVAINKTLRTAMNGVCTARPELAAAEIPLVAVVTPLPARGGEALVRALFEPLGWTVAVAAVPGPEGEASRYVTLRLAGTARLSALLSHLYVLIPVLDDDKHYWVGEDEVDKLMERGKGWLPGHPARDLIVRRYLIHRRGLADTALARLAPEAAEPIAPGEPRQTREDQLEAPIKLNDARMIAVAAALEATGAKSVADLGCGEGKLIRQLVRTRWAERLIGLDAGLRDLEWAARRLKLNEPGGPPEGRVTLLHGSLTYRDERWFGVDAAALVEVIEHLDEDRLPALAQVVFGQARPGAVVVTTPNAEYNALFPNLAAGAFRHPDHRFEWTRGQFRAWAAGIEAAYGYRATFSDIGEVHPELGAATQMAVLTR, encoded by the coding sequence ATGTACCTGTCCCTCGCCACCACCCACCAGCCGGCCACTGATCTCGGCTTCCTGCTGCACAAGCATCCCGGCCGGCTGCACGAGATGGAGCTCGCCTTCGGCAAGGCGCACCTGGTCTATGCCGAGGCCAACGCGGCGCGCTGCGAGGCGGCCCTGATCCTCGACATCGACCCTGTCGGCCTGGTGCGCGGCAAGGGCATGGGCGAGGGGCTGCTCGACCAATACGTCAACGACCGGCCCTACGCGGCCAGCTCCTTCCTGTCGGTGGCCATCAACAAGACCCTGCGCACGGCCATGAACGGCGTCTGCACGGCCAGACCCGAGCTGGCCGCGGCCGAGATTCCGCTGGTAGCGGTCGTCACCCCGCTGCCGGCGCGCGGTGGCGAGGCCCTGGTCCGCGCCCTGTTCGAGCCGCTGGGCTGGACGGTGGCGGTTGCGGCCGTGCCCGGTCCCGAGGGCGAAGCCTCGCGCTATGTCACCCTGCGCCTCGCTGGAACCGCCCGCCTGTCGGCCCTGCTCAGCCACCTCTATGTCCTCATCCCGGTGCTCGACGACGACAAGCACTACTGGGTCGGCGAGGACGAGGTCGACAAGCTGATGGAGCGCGGCAAGGGCTGGCTGCCGGGCCATCCGGCCCGCGACCTCATCGTCCGCCGCTACCTGATCCACCGCCGCGGCCTGGCCGACACCGCCCTGGCCCGCCTGGCGCCGGAGGCCGCCGAGCCGATCGCGCCGGGCGAACCGCGTCAGACCCGCGAGGATCAGCTGGAGGCGCCGATCAAGCTCAACGACGCCCGCATGATCGCCGTGGCGGCGGCCCTGGAAGCCACCGGCGCCAAGAGCGTCGCCGACCTCGGCTGCGGCGAGGGCAAGCTCATCCGCCAGCTGGTCAGGACCCGCTGGGCCGAACGGCTGATCGGGCTGGACGCCGGCCTGCGCGACCTCGAATGGGCCGCCAGGCGCCTGAAGCTGAACGAACCCGGCGGCCCGCCGGAAGGCCGCGTCACCCTGCTGCACGGCTCGCTGACCTATCGCGACGAGCGCTGGTTCGGCGTCGACGCCGCCGCCCTGGTCGAGGTCATCGAACACCTCGACGAGGACCGCCTGCCGGCCCTGGCCCAGGTCGTCTTCGGCCAGGCGCGCCCGGGCGCTGTCGTCGTCACCACCCCCAACGCCGAGTACAACGCCCTCTTCCCCAACCTGGCGGCGGGCGCCTTCCGCCACCCCGACCACCGGTTCGAATGGACGCGGGGCCAGTTCCGCGCCTGGGCGGCCGGCATCGAGGCGGCCTACGGCTATCGCGCGACCTTCAGCGACATCGGCGAGGTGCATCCCGAGCTCGGCGCCGCGACCCAGATGGCGGTGCTGACCCGATGA
- the gshB gene encoding glutathione synthase, which yields MTLRVAVQMDPVHGINIDTDTTFLMMENAQARCHKLWVYTPDKLSLEEGKVIARAIPVTIRREKGDHVTAGEPVLIDLGADIDVVLMRQDPPFDMAYITATHFLDAVHPKTLVVNNPTEVRNAPEKLYVTTFPGVQPPTLITSDVDAIHDFQDRHGDIVLKPLYGGGGSGVVRLKKGDPNLDALLELHALIGREQVIAQAFIPAVSKGDKRILLVDGEPVGAINRVPADGQVRSNLARGGRAEAVELTPRDHELCAIIGPDLKKRGLLFVGIDVIGDYLTEINVTSPTGAQQLKRFGGPDVTEAMWDRIEAIRG from the coding sequence ATGACCTTGCGCGTCGCCGTCCAGATGGACCCGGTCCACGGGATCAACATCGATACCGACACCACCTTCCTGATGATGGAGAACGCCCAGGCGCGCTGCCACAAGCTCTGGGTCTACACCCCCGACAAGCTCAGCCTGGAAGAGGGCAAGGTCATCGCCCGCGCCATCCCGGTCACCATCCGCCGCGAGAAGGGCGACCACGTCACCGCCGGCGAGCCGGTCCTCATCGACCTCGGGGCCGACATCGATGTCGTCCTGATGCGCCAGGATCCGCCCTTCGACATGGCCTACATCACCGCCACCCACTTCCTCGACGCCGTCCACCCCAAAACCCTGGTGGTCAACAACCCGACCGAGGTCCGCAACGCCCCGGAAAAGCTCTACGTCACCACCTTCCCGGGCGTGCAGCCGCCGACCCTGATCACCAGCGATGTCGACGCCATCCACGACTTCCAGGACCGCCATGGCGATATCGTGCTCAAGCCCCTCTACGGCGGCGGCGGCTCGGGCGTGGTGCGGCTGAAGAAGGGCGATCCCAACCTCGACGCCCTGCTCGAACTGCACGCCCTGATCGGCCGCGAACAGGTCATCGCCCAGGCCTTCATCCCCGCCGTCTCCAAGGGTGACAAGCGCATCCTGCTGGTCGATGGCGAGCCCGTGGGGGCCATCAACCGCGTGCCGGCCGACGGCCAGGTGCGCTCCAACCTCGCCCGCGGCGGCCGCGCCGAGGCGGTCGAGCTCACGCCACGCGACCACGAGCTCTGCGCCATCATCGGCCCGGACCTGAAGAAGCGCGGCCTGTTGTTCGTCGGCATCGACGTCATCGGCGACTACCTGACCGAGATCAACGTCACCTCCCCGACCGGCGCCCAGCAGCTCAAGCGCTTCGGCGGGCCGGATGTGACCGAGGCCATGTGGGACCGCATCGAGGCGATCCGGGGCTGA